One genomic window of bacterium includes the following:
- a CDS encoding ABC transporter ATP-binding protein, producing MDPHILFLDTSFMYPGRTRTREWVLQRFNLAIGKGEFHVLLGPSGCGKTTVLNLVAGFEHPSLGEVWVKGRRVTAPGVDRVVIFQSSDSLYPWLTALQNAEFGLRIAGMPGPERTRRALNFLRLVGLAGQEHKFPCQLSGGMKQRVQLARALAGNADTLLMDEPFGALDAQTRSLLQTELVQLWQQTRYTTLFVTHDISEAILLADRVSVMTSGPGATLKETIDVPLGRPRSVAQPEFGDIYVRLNRLLGKEAA from the coding sequence ATGGACCCGCATATCCTGTTTCTCGATACCTCGTTCATGTACCCGGGCCGGACCAGGACCCGTGAGTGGGTGCTGCAGCGCTTCAATTTGGCGATCGGGAAGGGCGAGTTTCACGTCCTGCTCGGGCCTTCCGGCTGCGGGAAAACCACCGTGTTGAACCTCGTGGCGGGATTCGAGCATCCGAGCCTGGGAGAAGTGTGGGTGAAAGGCAGGCGCGTCACGGCGCCAGGCGTCGATCGCGTCGTGATTTTTCAAAGCAGCGACTCACTCTATCCTTGGTTGACCGCCCTCCAAAACGCAGAATTTGGTCTTCGGATCGCCGGAATGCCGGGACCGGAGCGCACGCGGCGAGCACTCAACTTCCTCCGCCTGGTTGGACTGGCAGGCCAGGAGCACAAGTTCCCGTGTCAGCTCTCGGGCGGGATGAAACAGCGCGTCCAGCTGGCGAGGGCACTGGCCGGGAACGCCGACACGTTGCTCATGGACGAGCCGTTCGGCGCTCTCGACGCGCAGACCCGAAGCCTCCTGCAGACAGAGCTTGTGCAACTGTGGCAGCAGACACGGTACACGACGCTCTTTGTCACCCACGACATTTCGGAGGCGATTCTCCTGGCGGACCGGGTGTCTGTCATGACCTCGGGCCCCGGGGCAACGCTCAAGGAAACGATCGATGTGCCGTTAGGGCGGCCGCGCTCTGTTGCCCAGCCTGAGTTCGGAGACATCTACGTCCGCCTGAACCGCTTGCTCGGTAAAGAAGCGGCATGA